Proteins from a single region of Argiope bruennichi chromosome 6, qqArgBrue1.1, whole genome shotgun sequence:
- the LOC129971704 gene encoding zinc finger protein 501-like: MTKVNKVGAVFDSPETASDSDSDSFLFSFHSSSSSLVSSSSFSENDLWSETSFSFSSDDGSEENDGETDTMTSVATDNNMENKTHFEFLCTPRENSADEKCTELNHKESNPLQNKLNNSQHRKTSNTVSNKFFCDICGSDFNSQAIFDVHKLNHLVSETYICEICDHVSKSREEYTLHFRQHGSLEFSGNFRKRHKFSFFPYKCYTCGKKFHFFTSFKQHIEKHALSHICNICNESFPTQLLCHQHKLQHAEIKVHKCEECDRIFQRPYQLTLHMQFHKNEKEYRCKECNTTYCYKTSLMRHMRIYHSPDSQQFECDVCGELFKTKKMLNGHAILHNTKKLIQCPDCTQFFKYRSSYERHRFIHQSSEPFRCSACGKLFKSESLLKVHKAQHVVNDEFVCTICDKSFGCPSYLDQHMRMHKNTKCCNTDSSG, translated from the exons ATGACTAAAGTAAACAAGGTAGGGGCCGTTTTCGATTCACCCGAAACTGCTTCCGATTCTGACAGTGATAgctttttattcagttttcactCGTCATCGTCTTCTTTAGTATCATCCTCTTCTTTTTCGGAGAATGATTTGTGGTCAGAAAcaagtttttcattttcatcagaTGACGGCTCTGAGGAAAATGATGGTGAAACCGATACTATGACTTCGGTCGCTACTGATAATAATATGGAAAACAAAACGCACTTTGAATTTTTGTGCACACCAAGAGAGAACTCTGCTGATGAAAAATGCACTGAATTGAATCACAAGGAAAGCAACCctttgcaaaataaattgaataattctcaACACAGAAAAACATCCAATActgtttctaataaatttttttgtgatatatgtGGTAGTGATTTTAATTCTCAGGCTATTTTCGATGttcataaattaaatcatttagtcTCTGAAACTTACATTTGCGAGATATGTGATCATGTTAGTAAAAGTAGAGAAGAATATACTCTTCATTTTAGACAACATGGTAGCCtagaattttctggaaatttcagaaaaaggcacaaattttcctttttcccATATAAGTGTTATACTTGTGGAAAGAAATTCCACTTTTTTACCAGTTTTAAACAACATATTGAAAAACATGCTCTTTCACACATTTGTAATATATGTAATGAATCATTTCCAACCCAGTTACTTTGTCACCAGCATAAACTGCAGCATGCAGAAATTAAAGTCCATAAATGTGAAGAATGTGACAGAATTTTTCAAAGACCTTACCAACTTACTTTACAtatgcaatttcataaaaatgagaaagaataccgTTGTAAGGAATGTAATACCACTTATTGCTATAAAACTAGTCTAATGAGACATATGCGGATATACCACTCTCCCGATTCTCAACAATTTGAATGTGATGTTTGTGGCGagttatttaaaactaaaaaaatgttaaatggacATGCAATTTTACATAATACTAAAAAACTCATCCAGTGTCCTGACTgcactcaattttttaaatatcgttcgAGTTATGAAAGACATCGATTTATTCATCAAAGTTCTGAACCATTTCGATGCAGTGCTTgtggtaaattatttaaaagtgaaagtCTTTTAAAAGTCCATAAAGCACAGCATGTTGTAAATGATGAATTTGTATGCACTATTTGTGATAAAAGTTTTGGATGTCCGTCATATTTAGATCAACATATGCGAATGCATAAAaatacaa AGTGCTGCAATACTGATAGTTCTGGGTGA
- the LOC129972966 gene encoding uncharacterized protein LOC129972966, with protein sequence MALIYVVPFLLLLSQASANPLNSTEMTSTEIPFFGNDTSEPENVTDATVMPLTNLTSMNETVMEPFETTVEDISTDEATTTEDTEIIETMSYASEPEPEVTETNPPPTKKANIENLAVMAQAGTLAIVLPICIRLVTLWNSCL encoded by the exons ATGGCCCTCATCTACGTCGTCCCGTTTCTCCTACTGTTGTCacag GCATCTGCTAATCCTCTTAATTCTACAGAAATGACTTCTACAGAGATCCCTTTCTTTGGCAACGACACTTCAGAACCCGAAAATGTGACTGATGCTACTGTTATGCCTTTAACAAACCTAACATCTATGAACGAAACTGTCATGGAACCATTCGAGACCACAGTAGAAGATATTAGTACTGATGAAGCGACTACCACTGAGGATACCGAAATTATCGAAACAATGTCTTACGCTTCCGAACCCGAACCCGAAGTAACTGAAACAAACCCTCCACCAACCAAAAAGGCCAACATCGAAAATCTGGCTGTAATGGCGCAAGCTGGTACATTGGCTATTGTTCTTCCAATCTGTATTCGGCTGGTGACACTTTGGAATAGTTGCCTATAA